Below is a genomic region from Nocardioides panacis.
GCGATCGCGTTCTGGCGCAACGCGTTCGCGACGGTGGCGCTGGGCCCGGGGGTGACGGTCCGGCGCGAGGAGCTCTCCGGACTGCGCGGCCGACCGCTCGGCCTGGTGGTCGCGAGCGGCGCCGCGCTGGCGCTGCACTTCGGCACCTGGGTCACCTCGCTGACGCTGACGTCGGTCGCGTCGGCCACCGCGATCGTGTGCCTGCAGCTCGCCTGGGTGGTGGCCTGGCAGCTGCTGCACGGCGAGCGGTTCGGCGTCGGGGTGCTGGCCGGCCTGGTGACCGCGCTGGTCGGAGTCCTGGTCGTCTCGGGCGTCGACTTCTCGGTGTCCCCGGAGGCGCTGCTCGGCGACCTGCTCGCGCTCGTCGGCGGGGCGGCGGCCGCGGCGTACATGCTGATCGGGGCACGGGCCCGTCAGGCGACGTCCACGACGACGTACACCTTCGTCTGCTACGGAACCTGCGCGGCGATCCTGGCGGTGGCCTGCCTGGTCGCGGGTCAGGACCTGGGCGGCTACCCGCTGCGCCAGTGGGGGCTGCT
It encodes:
- a CDS encoding DMT family transporter, producing MRTLLLLAVGVVAVSLSGPLMAATVVPPLAIAFWRNAFATVALGPGVTVRREELSGLRGRPLGLVVASGAALALHFGTWVTSLTLTSVASATAIVCLQLAWVVAWQLLHGERFGVGVLAGLVTALVGVLVVSGVDFSVSPEALLGDLLALVGGAAAAAYMLIGARARQATSTTTYTFVCYGTCAAILAVACLVAGQDLGGYPLRQWGLLLLVTATAQLMGHSVFNHLLATTKPIVVSLALLLEVPGAALLAALILGQVPPLGAAVGLVVILVGMALVVVNNRAPGLDAAPMD